The genomic segment aactaaagtagttgcggaaagtaactgactgaaagatagaatacaaaaataaaatacacaaggattgtttctggatgttcggagatttcaattactcctacttcaccccttctatctcaaggataggatttgccactaaaagactttgatcgaatacaagatttgtactgacccacttcagtttggacttatcactgccaaaagctgaaactcttagtattacaaaatgttctcagtgcgtaactgatcttagcactatcgaatttaacgattattacaaagtgctagtgagctcaaattgtatcattgactgctacgaataaatcaagtaagagtgagctaagattttggcagaataacagcaagctttgaatggaatgatcttctttttcttcagctgttcttctgtcatatttataagcttcccttccaacggtaacttgagatatatttgaatctttgtatccgttgattgccacttcattatttcttgggtattgtttgcttcatttattttaatgcggcgtcttaactgctttagccgaaatgcgttgttctaagctgtattgattgaagtgcggcgtttcatattcagttgtagTCTTCTATGtttctttgtcggttgaatgttctttcccgagacatgttcagttgaaggatgcttagcttaaaagcatacggctgaatgtatcaactgatcggtttccaactgatcagttttctttattagatcagctgatttcagttgttaagtccagttgctgaatataatcgcgcgtatcagttggttgatcagtttgtcaaactccagaatttagagtcTGGTTTTCAATAGCATTTGATCGTTTCTTACTTGTGCATGAAAAATTTGCAGGTAAAACGACCGGAGAACCGAAATTGGAGCGAAGTATGCAATCGAAGAAGAAAATGAGCAGAAAaggtggcgcccgggcggtagttgcCAAAGGTGATGTCCAGAAcatgtggcgctcgggcggtaattttctaccgcccgggcgcgggaTTTATCTTCCGAAGAGCCAACTTACAGAagactcggcgctcgggcggtaattttctaccgcccgagcgcgactgCCGCACATCCCAAGCAAGATTACAGAAGAtatggcgctcgagcggtaatattctaccgctcgagcgccacctatttttggaaaaatatattTGCCGATTCCTTACCTTAGTTGGGAGAAGGAGAGGATATGGGGATGATTTTTGGACGAAAAAAGGACATTCAATCATAATTTCAGAGCCGCCACAAGCTTTGGAGATTTTTTGCGCCAGAAGTTGAAGATTTTCGGGCGTCGTCTTTGCGATTTTCGTCACGCCTAGTATTTCTGATCTAGTTTCTATTCTTTAAACTTTATTTGGTTTAGTTTTAATATGAACTCGAGTagctaaacttttattatttgttgggatttaaggggatcctaacCCAAACTTTgatctaattaatttatatttcgattgttGCGCTATTCTTGATTATACCACTATGTTATCGTGTTgttaaagcgtagctaactttaataacgattttatattgcgagtgagttcgagagaataacttgtgataggaacgagtagtataatccgtggatctacaatttacatagacatacgaaattggatacgcgccgatagtcatagtcctgagggtcgaaaactaggggatttcataaatcgacatgcaattcactcttgataaataattaaagacatttaattactgcattgagtagaattagtttggcatagctcgagagagtgtatTCAATTGAATAAGAAATCCTGTCGAAGGCATACAATCATTATCgaacaaattaattaattaacgaggggtaggtgaaccgatattcccaacaaattcatttctcattgaattttaatcaactattttagatattatatttcattatctAATTTTTGACTCATTgtatttgcatgtttaattaAGTATAGTAGTAATAATCAACCAATCAactttcgttgctaaagatttaataagtgaaaataataattgttaaatacagtcttcagtagaacgatactcgtacttacgtacattatactattacttgacatcgtgcacttgcgattaatttttgatcATACAAAACCATATTGAATTatggattccacagtgcaagttttgctcgatcaaaaacaacaaacaaaagaaaaatagaagatcCAAATCGCGCAcgaatatggcacgctagactatgtcatatttcccaaagaaggatgcacaagctagtgggagaatgcatgtttgacttgtcagacataaattctctacctacttgtgagtCCTGTCTAAACGGAAAAATTACTAAAACTCCAtgcaatggaaacgtggaacgtgcgcatggtctactggatttgatccacacagacgtttgtggcccgctaagtgttagcacaaaatttgggaattcctacttcattaccttcacagatgaccattcgaggtatgggtacgtttatttgatgaaacacaaatctgaagcatttgaaaagttcaaagaattcagatctgaactagaaaacaagctagaaataagtattaagacacttcgatctgatcgaggtggagaatacttgagtgctgaatttttgggttatctaaaagataatgtgattctctcacagtggactccaccaacaacaccacaattgaatggtgtttctgaatgtcaaaatcgaaccttgatggacatggttctaTCCATGacgggattcactgaattgcctacatcgttttggggctttgcgcttaaaactgcggcaatgttgttgaataatgttcaTACTAAAGCAGTAAATAAAACACCATAttagatatggatgggaaaaactcccaattattcttacatgagaatatgaggatgtcttgcttacgtgaagcagacagtgagaGACAAACTGGATAGTATATCCACTTTGTGCTGCTTTGTAGCATATCCAAATAATTCTGttagatattatttctatcatcccaattaagcaagtgtttgtttcaagaaatgccacctttttggaaaagaaatttctattatatagaaaaggcaagatgatagaacttgaagaaattcaagatactccctcaactatagaattGAACCAAatccccaacaaccagtagttgaattacaagctcctagaaggtctgagagggtagtcatatgatgattataccgaacaaccctccctcggactttccaagtggttatcattcatcgagagtataagtccgtggttatgattgtataccattagtccttacgaccgaggacaacactgaggctctatatgctagggctgtgctttgactcgtttaccagctccatgagagtcatcaggtagcgagattgggtacagttgtgacacatgtaggagccagttcattatagtcgggaattcaccgctcacctacgggtgtggatatcctatgtgatctgatgattaatagtgcatggaatctctgaccagagtatgagatgtacgttacaaaaagagttctccaatagtacaagcgatgccactatttatatgtttCACATAGTTAtcaaattattatgcaaccctcgatgaaccaatggttgcagattcgatagggatatatgagatgaagggactgtactgtacgttaatcataacctactggttcttgcaggcactatcagtgatacctagggaatcatggggcgatgttattagacgctcttatcatgattcgatgggtttaatcagaaatatgatttctgacagtCTCAtaatcaattgttgatacatagaatggggcaaattaggaagtataagctatcacccgaccatgctgcatcaacactgcgcctaacccgagcttagatgcatcggtgtatagcacaaaatctccttgcccggatggcatggctaacactggcgctgaaatgagagcttgcttcaaagtatcgaagctcttctgacacccgccactccacacgaacttagcattcttcttggtcagtgaagtgagtggcactgctattgatgaaaatccctgaataaacttacagtagtaaccggctaaacccagaaaactgcggatttctgaagcattcttcggctcaacccattccttaacggctgccacCTTCGCTGCCCGAATAAAgaattatgtcctgaatcacaaagagttgtgaactcacggctagctgtatccctgaaccattgagggtcacacaagcactggatcatttgttctcgttgagagaataaattcaaggagttgaatttatattatgatatagtaaattcaagaggttgaatttatgataattaaattttgagaaaataaattcaaagagttgaatttataaaaatttgagaatttaatttattaaactcaaaagttgagtttattaaatattaaattttggaggtgataaattcaaatagatgaatttataatttaaatattaaattcaaatgttgaatttataatggatttaatttattaaactcaaaagttgagtttattaaatattaaattaaatatagtgagaaatatgtttaattggcttgtaggagtacaagtccaacatactaaataattaaagttcttaatggattttgattaattaattaaactagttgaacTAGCCTAGTcaattaatcaagctcattaatgttaattatgataacTAGGTCATGGCTTGATTATAAAAGAGAGTTGAGAGGCCATAACCCTAGCCACCACAACACactaattttcgaaaaggagcctcccttttctctccaaaatttcggccctccCTTTTTGAAAAGGAGTTTGAGTCGTCTCTCAAACTTTGATCTCCAACGTAAAATTtgttctaatttttctagtgcaaattagaagaggaacaaatcttctaatcgtggacctgattcgaagaaTAAAGAAAGGAGTTTCTGAAGAATgttcgtagggaattcatcaagagctatctccgctaaccccggaatagttggaaCCGTGTAAATAtctcaccaaaggtataaagttTAAattccctatgaatgtttaattataaaaaccatacgagtgttcaaacaaatattttgattgtgaaaataaaataaacattttataactTTCGCGGtattttgggcacgagaaaaccgagatccaaaaGAAATATTGTAGAAATGTTCAGTGAACATGCACAAATGTAGTTATTATTCAAGAAAAATGGGGGAAAAGGACAAAAGGTCATTCCTCGGACAAGTTATAATGGGTCGATCATCCCTTGCCAAATTTTGATGACTGCGAGCTCCAATTGCTCTGCATTGTGGAGTTCTGCAAAACAACAAATTATAGTCAGCTGCTCCTAGTTTTAAAAGAATGGAGGTGTTATGCTAGTTTTCAAGTACAATACCTGGTCAGGATCAATATGATGGTTTGGACTTCCTGCCTGAAAAGATCTGGTTGAATCCATTCATATCAAGCAAATTATACAAGTCCTCAGATGGATTCGAGGTGCCTGATGCGTCAGGCAGCAAAGCTCCATGTTGCTGATGATGGGGAGAGACAACATAATACAGATGTTTATCATTGGATGCTGGTGCAATTTCCATGTTTCCATGGACGACATTATAAGTATTACTGATGATATTTTTTGTTCCCGCGTCCTGTCCATCTAGGTGAGTCTCTTGGACTGCAACATGATAGTCGTCCCTTCCCCATCGAGGCATTGCCCCAAACTTTCTTGGATTGGTTAGGGACCCATCCTCATGTTGACTTAGTCGGTAAGGCCTCTTCTCTTCAACTCGCCAATTAGGGTTACGACATTTCTTTAAAAAACATAATGAAGAGAAAAAAGAAACATATAAAGTTCTGTAGTACAAAATTTAACGATGTCTATATATCTATATAGATATAGGTATAATATAGATCATGTGGCTATAGAGGAAAGTCCAGCCAGAGTCCAGACGATGGAGGAGCAGGGCCCTTGatgaaactatatatatatatatatatatatataatcgtaCATAAAGTTATCAGCATATTTAGGAAATGTGACATACTTGGAGATGGCTGGCTACTTGCAACCTTGTGAGACCATCCACATTCATTAGGTTTAGGATCTCTTTTGGGAAGCACCCTTCGAgtatgttatatatataatatagaaATGATTGAGACCCATCTCAAAAAAACAACAGAAAAGAAGCAAAAAAGAATGAGATTGAAATATACTTCCTTCTCCAAGTAGTTGAACAGCATTCATGAACTTTGCATGAAGTTCCGGAGTCCAGTCAGTGCACTCCCTTCGTCCCTTGAATTTTTTCTCTGTTTCGGTTATTTCTTGAAGTCTCTCGCGTCGTTTCATGACACACGCTTTCTCCCTAAAAACATGCTGCCATAGGGACCTGAGTACCTCCATCGCCGCGGGCTTCTTGATAAAAAGGAGTGCCCCACTTTCCAGAGCTCTCATCGCGACCAATGTATCATCATTATACGACATCGCTATACAGAAGGAACAAATCATATTGAGGGatgatacatatatacatagtAGTAGTTATGAAGATGGAATTAGTGCAACCAATTATTGGTAAACCCGTGTTGACAGCAAGTTGGAGAAGCTTGAATCCATAAAGATCAGGAGAATTGATGTTGGCCATCACAACGTCAAATTTCACCTTTCCGCTCGACAGAATTGATATAGCAGCGGAAGCAAGTTCCATAAATGTCACTGACAAATATATAACATACATCGTAGCTTGTATTTATTATAGAAATGAAATTATGTTAAAGATAATAACaatcttaaatataaaaaaaatagggGACAACTGAGAGATCTAAAATTGTTTTTCCATGGAAATCAAAACGTGTGTTCACTACGTACCTTTGTAATGGCAGAGGTGTAGCAAATTGGCTGTGTCATGCGGACCATCGTGATCCACAAGCAAAACATGAATTCCGCATGAATCCATTTCAACGTTAAGGCAGCTGCCTTCAATCCCAGTTAAATCCCACATTCCACTTTCTTTTTAATTGGTTACAAATAATCATTACAAGAACcaagaaatatataaatataattaatcagAGATGCATGTGCATTTATATATACGTACCTTTaaattcttattattattcTCTGCTTGTTTTGTCGACTAtatattttcaattaaaatatatatatgggaAGAATGtaaattattttcttattttggTCAAATACTTGTTGGATTAGCCAGTGAAATCTCAACTCACGTACATGCCAGCTAACCTACTATACGTTTTATTTCCGAGGACATGacagttgatatatatatagctAGCATACTATACGTTTTATTTTCGAGGACATGACAGTTGATATATATTGTGTGTACATACCAGCTAACCTACTATATGTCATCAATTACTTAAATAAATCGgaataattttaaaacttttccTGTGATGTACATTTTATTCAaactcattttaatttttttcatctcTTACCAGATTACAAATTTTAATGAGTAGAAATTACACATCAGTACTTAGTAGGATT from the Primulina tabacum isolate GXHZ01 chromosome 16, ASM2559414v2, whole genome shotgun sequence genome contains:
- the LOC142528625 gene encoding two-component response regulator ORR26-like; this translates as MWDLTGIEGSCLNVEMDSCGIHVLLVDHDGPHDTANLLHLCHYKVTFMELASAAISILSSGKVKFDVVMANINSPDLYGFKLLQLAVNTGLPIIAMSYNDDTLVAMRALESGALLFIKKPAAMEVLRSLWQHVFREKACVMKRRERLQEITETEKKFKGRRECTDWTPELHAKFMNAVQLLGEGRCFPKEILNLMNVDGLTRLQVASHLQKCRNPNWRVEEKRPYRLSQHEDGSLTNPRKFGAMPRWGRDDYHVAVQETHLDGQDAGTKNIISNTYNVVHGNMEIAPASNDKHLYYVVSPHHQQHGALLPDASGTSNPSEDLYNLLDMNGFNQIFSGRKSKPSY